One segment of Metallosphaera cuprina Ar-4 DNA contains the following:
- a CDS encoding radical SAM protein, which translates to MNRNVKAIRWFINTQLLGKWYNVAYATFKVTSRCNLRCTFCNPSYYSGTLEEGSTEQLKKVIDNLRSSVIVLSFEGGEPTTRPDILELLKYAHDGSFYVMLTTNGYKLNDAEFLSKLAERIDFLHYSIDEYHWNVKALDSLCKFREYGLKVNVQTVVTRYNIHTLEEKVRKVRECGYKILLMPAVDYPDSKVKLAPDRELYFRTLSYLKRKYGSTLNNSWGFIKALGGELPKKLTSYAITVYPNGDLPYPDDINGEIIGNLSRNRLEDLLNSKRAQYLREKMLENSARYEYLHLQTASFNNIRDLADYVREMSKWAFTGRA; encoded by the coding sequence GTGAACAGGAACGTTAAGGCAATAAGGTGGTTCATAAACACTCAACTTTTAGGGAAGTGGTATAACGTTGCCTACGCAACCTTCAAGGTCACGTCTCGCTGTAACCTAAGGTGTACGTTCTGCAACCCATCATATTACTCAGGAACGTTGGAGGAGGGGAGCACAGAGCAGCTAAAGAAGGTTATAGATAACCTCAGGTCCTCTGTAATAGTCCTCTCCTTTGAAGGCGGCGAGCCCACCACAAGACCTGATATTCTAGAACTTTTAAAGTACGCTCATGACGGTTCGTTTTACGTTATGCTCACCACAAACGGTTACAAGTTGAACGACGCTGAATTCTTATCTAAGTTAGCTGAAAGGATTGACTTCCTTCACTACTCTATCGACGAATATCATTGGAACGTTAAGGCGTTGGATTCACTGTGTAAGTTCAGGGAGTACGGGCTTAAGGTGAACGTACAGACTGTGGTGACGAGATATAACATACACACCCTAGAGGAAAAGGTTAGGAAGGTGAGGGAGTGCGGGTATAAGATATTGTTGATGCCCGCGGTGGATTACCCTGACTCCAAGGTTAAGCTGGCTCCTGACAGGGAGTTATACTTTAGAACCCTCTCTTACCTCAAGAGAAAGTACGGTTCAACCTTAAACAACTCCTGGGGTTTCATTAAGGCCTTGGGAGGGGAACTCCCTAAGAAGTTGACTAGTTACGCCATCACGGTTTACCCTAACGGAGACTTACCTTATCCAGACGACATAAATGGGGAGATAATAGGTAACTTATCTAGAAACAGGTTGGAGGACCTTCTTAACTCCAAGAGGGCTCAGTACTTAAGAGAGAAGATGTTAGAGAACAGTGCCAGATACGAGTACTTACACCTGCAGACAGCTTCTTTCAACAACATTAGAGATTTGGCAGACTACGTCAGGGAGATGAGCAAGTGGGCGTTCACTGGAAGAGCCTAG
- a CDS encoding prolyl oligopeptidase family serine peptidase yields MDPLEYLEDLDDPRTKDFIARSNEESSFLRTRAKDHFGSILEKLTQEMPLDLIATRYGIALLIRSREGVVLEVNGNKFKSKNKDETFNSLSRVWNSDQVKLGVGIRGSDEGYSLLMEGVNVVKRIDGLIGDVFYYRGELCYVKEFRTESSPDGVEPVVERVFCGGKMFPFYPSRGEWVSVKAEGDRLLLVKGVGWSHKVLYDQDLNVMDEGNITSVDMKGGKVYYVKDNFLYVNGERRFKLNYPVLDMKVHDRGVIVEEIRDYRTSLVEYSLESTEVWVYPGENVMSFDLSREDVYALETSFTYSYRLLRVRNGRAEILREGLKDEVDVKDIFVKGEETLHGFLISKGGNKGVIVYGYGGFAVPLLPNFNTLFRELLNSGFSVLVTNLRGGFERGEEWHKMGMLRNKMNVFKDFSEFLKVVKMMGGKTIAMGASNGGLLVGATVNFYPNLVDCGVIGYPVLDMLRFHKFLAGMYWIHEYGNPETESDLLLSYSPYHNLRRGLPPVLVYTGLNDDRVHPMHALKYVAKSKELGNLVYLFVNDKSGHNVNYPEYTAEEMSMIVGFIEQCVERR; encoded by the coding sequence ATGGATCCCTTAGAGTACTTAGAGGACCTAGACGATCCCAGAACAAAGGACTTCATAGCTAGAAGCAACGAGGAGTCCTCCTTTCTGAGGACAAGGGCTAAAGATCACTTCGGCTCAATCCTAGAAAAACTAACTCAAGAGATGCCGTTGGACCTCATTGCAACTAGATATGGGATAGCGCTCCTGATCAGATCTAGGGAGGGGGTAGTGCTAGAGGTGAACGGAAACAAGTTCAAGTCTAAGAACAAGGATGAGACTTTTAACTCCTTATCAAGGGTGTGGAACTCAGATCAAGTGAAATTAGGCGTTGGTATCAGGGGCTCTGACGAAGGCTACTCGTTGTTGATGGAGGGCGTAAATGTCGTTAAGAGGATTGACGGGTTGATAGGTGACGTGTTCTATTATAGAGGAGAGCTATGTTACGTTAAGGAGTTTCGGACGGAAAGTTCACCTGACGGTGTGGAACCAGTGGTGGAGAGAGTTTTTTGCGGAGGGAAGATGTTTCCTTTCTACCCATCAAGAGGGGAGTGGGTCTCTGTAAAAGCTGAGGGAGATCGTCTTCTCCTCGTAAAGGGTGTTGGCTGGAGTCATAAAGTTCTATACGATCAGGATCTCAACGTGATGGATGAGGGGAACATAACGTCCGTAGACATGAAAGGCGGAAAAGTCTATTACGTTAAGGACAACTTCTTGTACGTAAACGGAGAGAGGAGGTTTAAACTAAACTACCCTGTGCTAGACATGAAGGTTCATGATAGAGGAGTTATAGTGGAGGAGATAAGAGATTACAGAACGAGCTTAGTTGAGTACTCTCTAGAAAGTACAGAGGTCTGGGTTTATCCTGGTGAGAACGTGATGTCCTTTGATCTCTCTAGGGAGGACGTATACGCTTTGGAGACGTCTTTCACTTATTCCTATCGCCTGTTGAGGGTGAGGAACGGAAGGGCCGAGATCCTAAGGGAAGGCCTAAAGGACGAAGTTGATGTGAAGGACATCTTCGTGAAGGGAGAGGAGACGCTTCACGGATTCTTAATTAGTAAAGGAGGTAACAAAGGTGTGATAGTTTATGGCTATGGAGGTTTTGCCGTCCCGTTACTGCCAAACTTCAATACGTTATTTAGAGAACTTCTGAACTCCGGGTTCTCGGTCCTAGTGACGAACCTTAGAGGTGGGTTCGAGAGAGGCGAGGAGTGGCACAAGATGGGAATGCTCAGAAACAAGATGAACGTTTTCAAGGACTTCTCAGAGTTCCTTAAGGTAGTGAAAATGATGGGAGGGAAGACGATAGCGATGGGCGCCAGCAACGGTGGACTGCTCGTAGGGGCAACCGTTAACTTCTACCCAAACTTGGTCGACTGTGGAGTGATAGGGTACCCAGTTTTGGACATGTTGAGGTTTCATAAGTTCTTGGCAGGAATGTATTGGATTCACGAATATGGTAACCCCGAGACTGAAAGCGATCTGCTTCTAAGCTACAGTCCCTATCACAACCTTAGAAGGGGCCTCCCTCCTGTCCTAGTTTACACCGGACTGAACGATGACAGGGTGCACCCAATGCACGCGCTCAAGTACGTCGCGAAATCGAAGGAACTGGGAAACTTGGTCTACCTCTTCGTTAACGATAAGTCGGGACATAACGTAAATTATCCTGAGTACACCGCAGAGGAGATGTCCATGATAGTTGGGTTCATTGAACAGTGCGTTGAGAGGAGATGA
- a CDS encoding glycosyltransferase family 4 protein: MNVLAIVDFGLTERTGGYKRNFEMMRRLRNLINLDILPSVRNVRLAIDGNRRELVSLLESLNASPSYVLDLIERVDSVDEYLESLRQNKYDLAVVYSNSSENVRLARRVSKSMIGVQLQLEPFYANPSTLLRIKFRGPTGRAAMKFKEALEESRRSEEEWLSLIRGGHLNFVISVSHVPLVNSGLDRLLDYDVTFPANSIDEDIFKYRREKEDYAVYFTRLMPEKGLFEVPLIWRKVNDRKDLKLYVIGQFIDPQDEEDFLRMSRRLNVNLEYLGFLEGRELYERVASALFTLYPSHYDSFSLVVLESLALNTPVITYDTPAIREIYSGVKGVYSVKEDNIQEMANLCFKDLEVRFPEIYSSWDKVARAELESMLKVVKK, from the coding sequence TTGAACGTCCTTGCAATAGTTGATTTCGGGTTAACGGAGAGGACTGGAGGGTACAAGAGGAACTTCGAGATGATGAGAAGGTTGAGGAACCTCATAAACCTTGATATACTTCCTTCAGTGAGAAACGTGAGATTAGCGATTGATGGAAACAGAAGGGAACTAGTCTCTCTCCTTGAGAGTTTGAACGCTAGCCCGAGTTACGTTTTAGACTTGATTGAGAGGGTTGATTCGGTCGATGAGTACTTAGAGTCACTCAGGCAAAACAAGTATGACCTTGCCGTAGTTTATAGCAACTCCTCCGAGAACGTGAGGCTAGCTAGGAGAGTTTCTAAATCGATGATTGGAGTGCAGTTGCAATTGGAACCATTTTACGCTAACCCATCCACCCTGTTAAGGATAAAGTTTAGAGGTCCTACAGGGAGGGCAGCAATGAAGTTTAAGGAGGCTTTAGAGGAGTCTCGGAGAAGCGAGGAGGAATGGCTCTCCTTAATAAGAGGAGGTCACCTTAACTTTGTAATTTCAGTGAGTCACGTCCCGTTGGTGAACTCCGGGTTAGACAGGCTACTCGATTATGACGTAACTTTTCCAGCCAACTCTATAGACGAAGATATATTTAAGTATAGAAGGGAGAAGGAAGATTACGCGGTTTACTTCACCAGGCTCATGCCAGAAAAGGGGCTGTTTGAGGTCCCTCTCATTTGGAGGAAAGTTAACGATAGGAAGGACCTGAAGCTCTACGTTATAGGACAATTCATAGACCCTCAGGACGAGGAGGACTTCTTGAGGATGAGCAGGAGACTTAACGTGAACTTGGAATACTTAGGCTTCCTTGAGGGTAGGGAACTTTACGAGAGGGTTGCAAGTGCCCTCTTTACGCTATATCCATCTCATTACGATAGCTTCTCATTGGTTGTCTTAGAGTCTCTGGCTTTAAACACTCCAGTTATAACCTACGACACGCCAGCCATAAGGGAGATCTATAGCGGGGTCAAGGGAGTTTACTCCGTAAAAGAGGACAACATCCAGGAGATGGCGAACCTTTGCTTTAAGGACTTGGAGGTAAGATTTCCTGAGATTTACTCATCCTGGGATAAAGTGGCTAGGGCGGAGCTAGAGTCCATGTTAAAGGTTGTTAAGAAGTAA
- a CDS encoding mandelate racemase/muconate lactonizing enzyme family protein has translation MRIQEITPIVLSSKEKGSATWASLMILVKVTTSNGLVGYGEAVPTLRVKPVFSSIQQVSKGFIGKDISVERNYHEWYKQDFYLTRSFESATATSAIDIALWDILGKELGAPIHKLLGGKFRDYVPVYANGWYKGCVTPEDFAREAKAVVNKGYKGLKFDPFGPYFDWIDQRGLMEAEERVKAVREAVGDEVEIMIEHHGRFNANSSIEIAKRLEKYRPLFMEEPLHHEDLEGYRRYRANTSLKVALGERLISLKETLVYLREGIVDVLQPDLTNVGGVTIGKKVVSLAEAFDVEIAFHNAFGSIQNAVSIQLASVVPNLLLLENFYDWFPSWKRDVVFNETPVEGGRVKVPDKPGIGVGVNERLIEELKVDPIALDVVEEPVWVVNGTWRRFS, from the coding sequence ATGCGAATTCAAGAGATCACACCGATTGTTCTATCCTCTAAGGAAAAGGGGTCAGCCACTTGGGCCTCATTGATGATTTTGGTAAAGGTAACCACCTCGAACGGGCTCGTGGGATACGGTGAGGCCGTCCCTACCTTAAGGGTAAAGCCGGTTTTTAGTTCAATTCAACAGGTGAGCAAAGGCTTCATAGGTAAGGACATATCGGTTGAGAGGAACTACCACGAGTGGTACAAACAGGACTTCTACTTAACTAGGTCGTTTGAGTCGGCCACCGCAACGAGCGCGATAGACATAGCCCTATGGGATATTTTAGGGAAGGAACTAGGGGCTCCCATCCACAAACTGTTAGGAGGTAAGTTCAGAGATTACGTCCCCGTTTACGCTAACGGATGGTATAAGGGTTGCGTCACGCCGGAGGACTTCGCAAGGGAAGCCAAAGCGGTAGTTAACAAGGGGTACAAAGGTCTCAAGTTCGATCCGTTCGGTCCTTACTTCGACTGGATAGACCAGCGTGGCCTTATGGAAGCTGAGGAGAGAGTTAAGGCGGTCAGAGAGGCGGTGGGAGACGAAGTTGAGATCATGATCGAGCACCACGGAAGGTTCAACGCTAACTCCTCAATTGAGATAGCTAAGAGGCTAGAAAAGTACAGGCCTCTGTTCATGGAGGAGCCCTTGCATCACGAAGACCTAGAAGGGTATAGAAGGTACAGGGCCAATACGTCTCTAAAGGTAGCTCTCGGGGAGAGATTGATAAGCCTTAAGGAAACCCTTGTCTACCTAAGAGAGGGAATTGTGGACGTCCTCCAACCGGATCTCACTAACGTCGGTGGAGTTACCATAGGTAAGAAGGTCGTTTCTTTAGCTGAGGCGTTTGACGTGGAGATAGCTTTCCACAACGCGTTCGGCTCAATTCAGAACGCGGTTTCTATACAACTGGCTTCGGTAGTACCCAACTTACTCCTCCTGGAGAACTTCTACGATTGGTTCCCCTCATGGAAGAGAGACGTAGTCTTTAATGAGACTCCCGTAGAGGGGGGAAGGGTAAAGGTTCCAGATAAACCAGGAATAGGAGTAGGGGTTAACGAGAGGTTAATAGAGGAGCTTAAGGTAGATCCAATAGCGTTAGATGTTGTTGAAGAACCGGTTTGGGTAGTTAACGGGACGTGGAGAAGGTTCAGTTAG
- a CDS encoding glucose 1-dehydrogenase, giving the protein MKAVVVNPPNAGVEVRDVPSEPPSQGKVLIRTRLNGLCGTDRGIVSGKLTFSRPPLGYNYLILGHETLGEVVEGNGRLRKGDLVVPVVRRGCGSCLNCNLGRQDFCETGNFTEIGIRGAHGTMREEFLDEERYLVKVPNSLGELGVLLEPLSNVVKALNEVEYVQRRMWWRCGDSTYSCMTAAVLGSGPIGLLFSLALKTMGFNVIVANRRPPSEVESEIVEGIDAKFVNTSEKVDIRPDLLVDTSGHPSAFIPVLPKMKKNGALILFGTTGNESYGMTAEDVTTLVENNILIVGSVNASKSDFEAGVNFLLNWKAKYSNLLEKLITKRVKVEEAPDVLTRKLPGEIKTVIEWK; this is encoded by the coding sequence ATGAAGGCTGTTGTTGTCAACCCTCCTAATGCGGGGGTTGAGGTAAGGGACGTACCGAGTGAACCTCCTTCACAAGGTAAGGTCTTGATAAGGACGAGGTTGAACGGTCTCTGCGGAACTGATCGAGGAATAGTTTCTGGAAAGCTAACCTTCTCAAGGCCTCCATTAGGTTACAATTACTTGATTCTTGGTCACGAGACCCTAGGAGAGGTAGTTGAGGGAAATGGGAGGTTGAGGAAGGGAGACCTAGTTGTCCCAGTTGTCAGGAGAGGATGCGGCTCGTGTTTGAACTGCAATCTAGGCCGACAGGACTTCTGTGAGACGGGCAACTTCACTGAGATAGGGATAAGGGGGGCGCACGGAACTATGAGGGAGGAGTTCCTCGATGAGGAGAGGTATCTAGTCAAGGTACCTAACTCACTGGGAGAACTAGGAGTTCTTCTAGAGCCGCTCTCTAATGTGGTGAAGGCCCTGAACGAAGTGGAATACGTTCAGAGGAGAATGTGGTGGAGGTGTGGGGACTCCACTTACTCCTGTATGACGGCAGCTGTTCTAGGAAGCGGACCCATAGGCCTCCTCTTCTCTTTAGCCCTAAAGACTATGGGCTTCAACGTTATAGTAGCTAACAGAAGACCACCGTCTGAGGTGGAGAGCGAGATTGTGGAGGGAATAGATGCGAAGTTCGTCAACACTTCAGAGAAGGTAGACATAAGGCCCGATCTCCTAGTGGACACTTCAGGTCATCCATCTGCTTTCATTCCGGTCTTACCCAAAATGAAGAAGAACGGGGCGCTAATCCTTTTCGGGACGACCGGGAACGAGAGCTACGGAATGACCGCCGAGGACGTAACTACCTTAGTCGAGAACAACATCTTGATCGTGGGGAGCGTTAACGCCTCTAAGTCGGATTTTGAGGCGGGAGTGAATTTCCTCCTCAACTGGAAAGCGAAGTACTCAAACCTGTTAGAGAAATTGATTACGAAAAGGGTGAAGGTGGAGGAAGCCCCAGATGTTCTAACCAGGAAGTTACCAGGAGAGATAAAGACGGTTATAGAGTGGAAGTAA
- a CDS encoding cyclase family protein — MPKIYDLSVTLYPHMPVWPTNPLVEIKPIGIASRDGYNVESISFVTHTGTHIDAPYHFVENGLTVDKLDLSLLINKGYCVTPKVKGKEIDSQALNEVWKSEYNGKTILIRTGWDKKRGYTREFLYEFPGLSLDGAEFLLSKGVKVIGIDTLGIEPYYHNDFQVHKRLLGEGVIVIEDLANLEQLEEGKEYLIIALPIKVGNGSGAMARVVAVES; from the coding sequence ATGCCAAAGATATATGACCTTTCAGTAACCCTTTATCCTCACATGCCTGTCTGGCCTACTAACCCATTAGTGGAGATTAAACCGATAGGGATTGCGAGCAGGGACGGATACAACGTTGAGTCAATATCTTTCGTAACGCACACTGGGACTCACATAGACGCTCCTTATCACTTTGTCGAGAACGGATTAACTGTGGATAAACTTGACCTAAGCTTGCTTATCAACAAAGGATACTGCGTGACCCCAAAGGTTAAGGGAAAGGAAATAGACTCTCAGGCGCTAAATGAGGTGTGGAAAAGCGAGTACAACGGTAAAACAATATTGATAAGAACGGGATGGGACAAAAAGAGGGGATACACAAGGGAGTTCCTTTACGAATTCCCTGGACTTTCATTGGACGGCGCTGAATTCCTCCTGTCTAAGGGTGTCAAGGTAATAGGTATAGACACGCTAGGTATAGAGCCTTACTATCACAACGACTTTCAAGTTCATAAGAGACTTCTGGGAGAAGGTGTGATAGTTATAGAGGACTTGGCAAACTTAGAACAGCTGGAGGAAGGAAAGGAGTACCTTATAATAGCTTTACCAATAAAGGTTGGAAACGGAAGCGGGGCCATGGCGAGGGTAGTAGCTGTGGAGTCATAG
- a CDS encoding PIG-L deacetylase family protein: MKVLVISPHPDDETLCCGGSILNHVRRGDKVTVVIVTDGRYGSPSPELRGTEELVELRKKEALMATSKLGVEDVRFLNFEDSKVMINQDKIIKKIASVIGEGQDLIYSPLPMDGHQDHASLGRIMTKLAPTSLFYLIWIPSGLKAHSRRVGLIKLRNWERIEKDIEKFREVKLRALEEYKSQLGGFSGDFLRRLTADHERFYRRPLSALRR; this comes from the coding sequence GTGAAAGTTCTTGTAATCTCTCCTCATCCGGACGATGAAACTCTATGTTGCGGAGGATCGATCCTGAATCACGTGAGAAGGGGAGATAAAGTAACTGTAGTTATAGTTACAGACGGGAGGTACGGATCACCTTCGCCAGAGCTCAGAGGTACTGAAGAACTAGTTGAGCTCAGGAAAAAGGAGGCGCTAATGGCCACCTCTAAGTTAGGAGTTGAGGACGTCAGGTTCCTGAACTTTGAGGACTCTAAGGTTATGATTAATCAGGACAAAATAATTAAAAAGATAGCGTCCGTAATTGGGGAAGGGCAGGACCTAATTTACTCGCCTTTACCGATGGACGGACATCAGGATCATGCTAGCCTTGGAAGGATTATGACTAAGTTAGCTCCTACCTCCCTGTTTTATTTGATCTGGATCCCAAGCGGGTTGAAAGCTCACTCGAGGAGAGTTGGACTCATTAAGCTCAGGAACTGGGAAAGGATAGAGAAAGATATTGAGAAGTTCAGGGAAGTTAAGTTGAGGGCTCTGGAGGAGTACAAAAGTCAGTTGGGCGGCTTCTCCGGAGACTTCCTTAGGAGACTCACAGCAGATCACGAGAGGTTTTATAGAAGGCCTTTAAGCGCACTTAGACGGTGA